In a genomic window of Meleagris gallopavo isolate NT-WF06-2002-E0010 breed Aviagen turkey brand Nicholas breeding stock chromosome 1, Turkey_5.1, whole genome shotgun sequence:
- the LOC100551038 gene encoding cystathionine beta-synthase isoform X1 produces the protein MEKLISETPVPVSKAKPDTNSCPHAAGKYFLPGATDHEDCKTNEKERKWIRPDTPSKCTWKLGKPISASPHRHMSLPEPPNILPNILNKVGNTPLVRINKIGKHFGLKCELLAKCEYFNAGGSVKDRISLRMVEDAERAGILKPGDTIIEPTSGNTGIGLALAAAVKGYRCIIVMPEKMSMEKVDVLRALGAEIVRTPTTARFDSPESHVGVAWRLKNEIPNAHILDQYRNASNPLTHYDTTAEEILQQCEGKIDMLVATAGTGGTITGISRKLKEKCPGCKIIGVDPEGSILAQPDELNKTDKTMYEVEGIGYDFVPTVLDRSLVDQWYKSNDEESFALARMLIREEGLLCGGSSGSAMSVAVKAAKELKEGQRCVVIFPDSIRNYMSKFLSDKWMIQKGFMTEEDLVKKPWWWNVSVQELSLSAPLTVLPTVTCAKTVEILREKGFDQVPVVDESGVILGMVTLGNMLSSLLAGKVQPSDEVSKVIYKQFKQADNQGSGGNVINLKDNLGRLSHILETDHFALVVHEQIQYHTDGSSSKRQMVFGIVTAIDLLNFVTARERERKIN, from the exons ATGGAGAAGCTGATATCAGAGACACCCGTTCCAGTATCTAAG gcCAAGCCAGATACAAACTCATGCCCTCATGCTGCTGGCAAATACTTCCTTCCTGGTGCGACAGACCATGAGGACTGTAAGACTAACgagaaggaaaggaagtggATCCGTCCTGATACACCCAGCAAATGCACATGGAAGCTTGGGAAACCCATCTCTGCCTCCCCCCATCGTCATATGTCTCT GCCAGAGCCTCCAAACATTCTGCCCAACATCTTGAATAAAGTTGGCAACACACCGTTGGTGCGGATCAACAAGATTGGGAAGCACTTTGGGCTGAAGTGTGAACTCT TGGCAAAATGCGAGTACTTCAATGCTGGGGGCAGTGTGAAAGACCGCATCAGCCTGAGGATGGTAGAGgatgctgagagagctgggatctTGAAGCCTGGGGACACAATCATAGAGCCAACCTCTGGAAACACAG GAATTGGGCTGGCCTTGGCTGCAGCAGTGAAGGGTTACCGCTGTATCATTGTGATGCCAGAGAAAATGAGTATGGAGAAG GTGGATGTCCTGAGAGCTCTGGGTGCTGAGATTGTGAGGACCCCAACTACTGCCAGGTTTGATTCTCCTGAATCTCACGTGGGTGTAGCATGgagactgaaaaatgaaatcccCAATGCACATATCTTAGACCAG TACCGTAATGCCAGCAATCCCCTGACACACTATGATACTACAGCTGAAGAGATCCTGCAACAGTGTGAAG GAAAAATAGACATGCTGGTGGCTACAGCTGGTACAGGAGGTACCATCACTGGCATCTCCagaaagctgaaggagaagTGTCCAGGTTGCAAA ATCATAGGTGTTGATCCTGAAGGCTCCATCCTTGCTCAACCGGATGAACTGAACAAGACCGACAAGACAATGTATGAAGTGGAAGGAATTGGATACGATTTTGTTCCCACAGTGTTGGATAGATCT CTGGTGGACCAGTGGTACAAGAGCAATGATGAAGAGTCATTTGCTTTAGCACGCATGCTGATCCGAGAGGAAGGACTGCTGTGTG GTGGCAGCTCAGGCAGCGCAATGTCTGTAGCTGTGAAGGCAGCCAAAGAGCTGAAGGAGGGTCAGCGCTGTGTTGTTATCTTCCCTGACTCTATCAGGAACTACAT GTCCAAGTTCTTGAGTGATAAATGGATGATTCAGAAAGGGTTCATGACAGAAGAAGACCTTGTCAAAAAACCTTG GTGGTGGAATGTCAGTGTTCAGGAGTTAAGCCTCTCAGCTCCCCTGACAGTGCTTCCAACTGTTACCTGTGCGAAGACTGTTGAAATACTTCGGGAGAAGGGGTTCGACCAGGTACCAGTTGTTGATGAATCTGG GGTGATTTTGGGCATGGTTACTCTAGGTAACATGCTTTCTTCACTGCTTGCTGGAAAAGTTCAGCCTTCAGATGAAGTCAGCAAAGTAATCTACAAGCAGTTCAAGCAG gcAGATAATCAAGGATCAGGTGGAAATGTG ATTAACCTGAAAGACAACTTGGGGAGACTCTCTCATATCCTGGAAACAGACCACTTTGCTCTAGTGGTTCACGAACAAATTCAGT aTCACACTGATGGTTCCTCCAGTAAGCGACAAATGGTGTTTGGCATTGTTACGGCCATTGACCTGCTCAACTTTGTGACTGCGCGAGAACGGGAAAGAAAGATCAACTAA
- the LOC100551038 gene encoding cystathionine beta-synthase isoform X2, with protein MEKLISETPVPVSKAKPDTNSCPHAAGKYFLPGATDHEDCKTNEKERKWIRPDTPSKCTWKLGKPISASPHRHMSLPEPPNILPNILNKVGNTPLVRINKIGKHFGLKCELLAKCEYFNAGGSVKDRISLRMVEDAERAGILKPGDTIIEPTSGNTGIGLALAAAVKGYRCIIVMPEKMSMEKVDVLRALGAEIVRTPTTARFDSPESHVGVAWRLKNEIPNAHILDQYRNASNPLTHYDTTAEEILQQCEGKIDMLVATAGTGGTITGISRKLKEKCPGCKIIGVDPEGSILAQPDELNKTDKTMYEVEGIGYDFVPTVLDRSLVDQWYKSNDEESFALARMLIREEGLLCGGSSGSAMSVAVKAAKELKEGQRCVVIFPDSIRNYMSKFLSDKWMIQKGFMTEEDLVKKPWWWNVSVQELSLSAPLTVLPTVTCAKTVEILREKGFDQVPVVDESGVILGMVTLGNMLSSLLAGKVQPSDEVSKVIYKQFKQINLKDNLGRLSHILETDHFALVVHEQIQYHTDGSSSKRQMVFGIVTAIDLLNFVTARERERKIN; from the exons ATGGAGAAGCTGATATCAGAGACACCCGTTCCAGTATCTAAG gcCAAGCCAGATACAAACTCATGCCCTCATGCTGCTGGCAAATACTTCCTTCCTGGTGCGACAGACCATGAGGACTGTAAGACTAACgagaaggaaaggaagtggATCCGTCCTGATACACCCAGCAAATGCACATGGAAGCTTGGGAAACCCATCTCTGCCTCCCCCCATCGTCATATGTCTCT GCCAGAGCCTCCAAACATTCTGCCCAACATCTTGAATAAAGTTGGCAACACACCGTTGGTGCGGATCAACAAGATTGGGAAGCACTTTGGGCTGAAGTGTGAACTCT TGGCAAAATGCGAGTACTTCAATGCTGGGGGCAGTGTGAAAGACCGCATCAGCCTGAGGATGGTAGAGgatgctgagagagctgggatctTGAAGCCTGGGGACACAATCATAGAGCCAACCTCTGGAAACACAG GAATTGGGCTGGCCTTGGCTGCAGCAGTGAAGGGTTACCGCTGTATCATTGTGATGCCAGAGAAAATGAGTATGGAGAAG GTGGATGTCCTGAGAGCTCTGGGTGCTGAGATTGTGAGGACCCCAACTACTGCCAGGTTTGATTCTCCTGAATCTCACGTGGGTGTAGCATGgagactgaaaaatgaaatcccCAATGCACATATCTTAGACCAG TACCGTAATGCCAGCAATCCCCTGACACACTATGATACTACAGCTGAAGAGATCCTGCAACAGTGTGAAG GAAAAATAGACATGCTGGTGGCTACAGCTGGTACAGGAGGTACCATCACTGGCATCTCCagaaagctgaaggagaagTGTCCAGGTTGCAAA ATCATAGGTGTTGATCCTGAAGGCTCCATCCTTGCTCAACCGGATGAACTGAACAAGACCGACAAGACAATGTATGAAGTGGAAGGAATTGGATACGATTTTGTTCCCACAGTGTTGGATAGATCT CTGGTGGACCAGTGGTACAAGAGCAATGATGAAGAGTCATTTGCTTTAGCACGCATGCTGATCCGAGAGGAAGGACTGCTGTGTG GTGGCAGCTCAGGCAGCGCAATGTCTGTAGCTGTGAAGGCAGCCAAAGAGCTGAAGGAGGGTCAGCGCTGTGTTGTTATCTTCCCTGACTCTATCAGGAACTACAT GTCCAAGTTCTTGAGTGATAAATGGATGATTCAGAAAGGGTTCATGACAGAAGAAGACCTTGTCAAAAAACCTTG GTGGTGGAATGTCAGTGTTCAGGAGTTAAGCCTCTCAGCTCCCCTGACAGTGCTTCCAACTGTTACCTGTGCGAAGACTGTTGAAATACTTCGGGAGAAGGGGTTCGACCAGGTACCAGTTGTTGATGAATCTGG GGTGATTTTGGGCATGGTTACTCTAGGTAACATGCTTTCTTCACTGCTTGCTGGAAAAGTTCAGCCTTCAGATGAAGTCAGCAAAGTAATCTACAAGCAGTTCAAGCAG ATTAACCTGAAAGACAACTTGGGGAGACTCTCTCATATCCTGGAAACAGACCACTTTGCTCTAGTGGTTCACGAACAAATTCAGT aTCACACTGATGGTTCCTCCAGTAAGCGACAAATGGTGTTTGGCATTGTTACGGCCATTGACCTGCTCAACTTTGTGACTGCGCGAGAACGGGAAAGAAAGATCAACTAA